The Akkermansiaceae bacterium nucleotide sequence TCGCAAAGGGATGCTGAGGCAGCTCCGCGTTACCTAAAGAGAAACCGCAGGGAGATTTTGCACCGCCGCTTTCAAAGCCGACAGCTCTGTATGCGTGTAGATATCGTTGATTTCTCTTGTGCTGTGGCCGGTCAACCGCATGCGGATCTCCTGACTGACGTCTGCATTGGCCAGCCAGCTGTTGAAGGTGTGACGGAGTGAGTGGAAACTCCGGGCGTATTGGGTTCTACCAGCGCCATGCTTGACCTTTTTGATCTCGGCTCGGCTGATTCCTGCGTGTGTCATCAAAGCTCCGAAGCGCAGAGAAAGCCCATTCCTTCCAGCCGGGCTTACTTTAGCGAGCTGTGGGAAAAGAGGAGCTGCAGGATCGTCTGGAACAGGGTAGTCCAGGAAATACTGTTCCAAGGCGATCGAGAGAGGAACCGTAACGACCTTTTTCTTGCGGGAGGTTTTCTGGGGCAGGTAGGTGATGCATTTTTTGGAAAAATCGATGGTTCCCGCCTTTAGAGTCGCTGCATCTCCCAAGCGGAGGCCACCGAACGCTCCCAGCAGAATGAGTCCCTTCCACTCCTTTGACGGCGCGGCGTGAATCAGCTTCTGGACTTCTTCGATCGTGAATGGTTCCCGCGAAACACTGTCTTCTTCAGAAAGGACCGAAACCGTACTCGCCGGATTGCGCGGAAGCAGACCTTCTTTTACT carries:
- a CDS encoding tyrosine-type recombinase/integrase, encoding MIGVTLFRRVSPKTGNPLPGYYCSFRIPAPEGGTKQVQRQTGQTNKREAEEYAAMLRDSFLREAGATDEKSQQIYRLLKDAAALATRNELTADRGRQFLEKMTEFATGTALRSYTITDWMEFWLANKKASAKPATFARYKNAVARFKAHLGSRATQRLETITSGDIQKFRDKLHSEGRSAKTSNGYLKDIRSCITSAVKEGLLPRNPASTVSVLSEEDSVSREPFTIEEVQKLIHAAPSKEWKGLILLGAFGGLRLGDAATLKAGTIDFSKKCITYLPQKTSRKKKVVTVPLSIALEQYFLDYPVPDDPAAPLFPQLAKVSPAGRNGLSLRFGALMTHAGISRAEIKKVKHGAGRTQYARSFHSLRHTFNSWLANADVSQEIRMRLTGHSTREINDIYTHTELSALKAAVQNLPAVSL